Proteins from a genomic interval of Zingiber officinale cultivar Zhangliang chromosome 1B, Zo_v1.1, whole genome shotgun sequence:
- the LOC121977795 gene encoding trihelix transcription factor GTL1-like isoform X2 has translation MQQQAQPQGGTQFGASPSQILPFSSAPVASRAHLLGIPPPDEVASPISVRPPPPAAPGNFDKLQVAVEFPDDEALAVAGDDPERGGSSAGNRWPRQETLALLKIRSEMDASFRDATLKAPLWEEVSRKLAELGYKRSAKKCKEKFENVHKYYKRTKEGRAGRQDGKSYRFFTQLEALHSGAGSSAGPSAVAAPAAQAEFADASSAAFSAAAMVGQPPSNRAQPVSSVAPPPPIVALPTRVVAPELAHGISTAAALTAGFSFSSNSSSSASSESDEETAGESQEGRKRKREATTTSRKMMDFFDGLMKQVMERQEAMHQRFLEAIEKREQDRMIREEAWRRQEMTRLNREQEMLAQERAIAASRDTAIISYLQKITGQNISLPTPGPIPPAAPGISTVPLQQPSLSQSTPPPPPSQNNVPQSTPPPAVPPQASQTQPPQIQQSPSQVADIDRRQSPLPTLELAPSSEPPASSLDAISPTSSSRWPKAEVHALIKVRSGLDSKYLDSGSKGPLWEEVSAGMQRLGYNRSAKRCKEKWENINKYYKKVKESNKKRPEDSKTCTYFHQLDALHRGKLLSAGGGSMQRPQGPDQSTNTIPPSSNQQQITDAITTNRLHEQEPVIPPLPKSAAEAERKNGNSDINAGVQIQTGNGGLTAGFFDQGLKQKTS, from the exons ATGCAACAGCAGGCGCAGCCGCAAGGAGGGACTCAGTTCGGGGCGTCGCCCTCCCAGATACTCCCGTTCTCGTCCGCTCCAGTTGCCTCCCGAGCGCACCTGCTCGGAATTCCGCCGCCCGACGAGGTCGCCTCCCCCATCAGCGTCCGCCCTCCGCCTCCTGCGGCGCCCGGGAATTTTGACAAACTGCAGGTGGCCGTAGAATTTCCAGACGATGAGGCCCTCGCCGTCGCAGGCGACGACCCCGAGCGCGGCGGAAGTTCAGCCGGGAACCGGTGGCCGCGGCAGGAGACGCTGGCGCTGCTCAAGATCCGGTCCGAGATGGACGCCAGCTTCCGCGACGCCACGCTAAAAGCTCCTCTCTGGGAGGAGGTCTCCAG GAAGCTGGCGGAGTTGGGGTACAAGAGGAGCGCAAAAAAGTGCAAAGAGAAGTTTGAGAACGTGCACAAGTACTACAAGCGCACCAAGGAAGGCCGCGCCGGCCGCCAGGACGGCAAGAGCTACCGCTTCTTCACCCAGCTCGAAGCCCTCCACAGCGGCGCCGGCTCCTCCGCCGGACCTTCAGCGGTCGCCGCCCCTGCAGCTCAGGCTGAGTTTGCCGACGCCTCCTCTGCAGCCTTCAGCGCCGCCGCCATGGTGGGCCAGCCGCCATCTAACAGGGCTCAGCCCGTCTCCTCCGTCGCACCCCCACCGCCGATCGTTGCCTTGCCGACGAGGGTGGTCGCCCCTGAGCTGGCTCATGGAATCTCGACCGCGGCCGCGCTGACTGCGGGGTTCAGCTTCTCGTCCAACTCGTCCTCTTCGGCGTCATCAGAATCGGACGAGGAGACAGCAGGGGAGagccaggaaggaaggaagaGGAAGCGAGAGGCGACGACGACGAGCAGGAAGATGATGGACTTCTTCGATGGACTGATGAAGCAGGTGATGGAGCGGCAGGAGGCGATGCATCAGCGGTTCTTGGAGGCCATCGAGAAGAGGGAACAGGACCGCATGATACGGGAGGAAGCGTGGCGGCGCCAGGAGATGACGAGGCTCAATCGAGAGCAGGAGATGCTGGCGCAGGAGCGGGCCATTGCAGCTTCCAGAGACACCGCCATTATCTCCTACCTCCAGAAGATAACCGGCCAAAACATCTCCCTTCCCACCCCAGGGCCAATTCCTCCAGCAGCCCCGGGGATCTCCACCGTTCCTCTCCAGCAGCCGTCTCTCTCTCAAAGCACTCCGCCACCCCCGCCATCGCAAAATAATGTTCCTCAGTCAACTCCGCCGCCAGCCGTACCGCCCCAAGCATCACAAACCCAACCACCACAAATTCAGCAATCGCCTAGCCAAGTCGCCGACATTGACAGGCGCCAGTCGCCTCTGCCGACGTTGGAGCTCGCCCCCAGCTCAGAGCCACCGGCGTCGAGCCTCGACGCCATATCTCCGACGTCGTCCTCCCGGTGGCCGAAGGCAGAGGTGCACGCCCTGATCAAGGTCCGGAGCGGACTGGACTCCAAGTACCTGGACTCGGGATCGAAGGGGCCTCTGTGGGAGGAGGTCTCCGCAGGAATGCAGCGTCTCGGCTACAACCGGAGCGCGAAGAGGTGCAAAGAGAAATGGGAAAACATAAACAAGTACTACAAGAAGGTGAAGGAAAGCAACAAAAAACGGCCGGAGGACTCCAAGACCTGCACCTACTTCCACCAATTGGACGCGCTCCACCGCGGCAAACTCCTCAGCGCCGGCGGCGGATCAATGCAGAGACCTCAAGGCCCAGATCAGTCCACTAATACCATCCCCCCGTCGTCAAATCAACAGCAGATCACTGATGCGATAACGACGAACAGGTTACACGAGCAAGAACCAGTGATACCGCCGCTGCCAAAATCGGCCGCGGAGGCTGAAAGAAAGAACGGGAATTCCGACATTAACGCCGGAGTTCAGATACAAACTGGTAACGGAGGACTCACCGCTGGCTTCTTCGACCAAGGATTAAAACAG AAGACATCATGA
- the LOC121977795 gene encoding trihelix transcription factor GTL1-like isoform X1, whose protein sequence is MQQQAQPQGGTQFGASPSQILPFSSAPVASRAHLLGIPPPDEVASPISVRPPPPAAPGNFDKLQVAVEFPDDEALAVAGDDPERGGSSAGNRWPRQETLALLKIRSEMDASFRDATLKAPLWEEVSRKLAELGYKRSAKKCKEKFENVHKYYKRTKEGRAGRQDGKSYRFFTQLEALHSGAGSSAGPSAVAAPAAQAEFADASSAAFSAAAMVGQPPSNRAQPVSSVAPPPPIVALPTRVVAPELAHGISTAAALTAGFSFSSNSSSSASSESDEETAGESQEGRKRKREATTTSRKMMDFFDGLMKQVMERQEAMHQRFLEAIEKREQDRMIREEAWRRQEMTRLNREQEMLAQERAIAASRDTAIISYLQKITGQNISLPTPGPIPPAAPGISTVPLQQPSLSQSTPPPPPSQNNVPQSTPPPAVPPQASQTQPPQIQQSPSQVADIDRRQSPLPTLELAPSSEPPASSLDAISPTSSSRWPKAEVHALIKVRSGLDSKYLDSGSKGPLWEEVSAGMQRLGYNRSAKRCKEKWENINKYYKKVKESNKKRPEDSKTCTYFHQLDALHRGKLLSAGGGSMQRPQGPDQSTNTIPPSSNQQQITDAITTNRLHEQEPVIPPLPKSAAEAERKNGNSDINAGVQIQTGNGGLTAGFFDQGLKQPEDIMKELMGQRQHPAAMDHDYDKLDDDSDNTDQDDEDEDDDNHEIKNNNKILHYKI, encoded by the exons ATGCAACAGCAGGCGCAGCCGCAAGGAGGGACTCAGTTCGGGGCGTCGCCCTCCCAGATACTCCCGTTCTCGTCCGCTCCAGTTGCCTCCCGAGCGCACCTGCTCGGAATTCCGCCGCCCGACGAGGTCGCCTCCCCCATCAGCGTCCGCCCTCCGCCTCCTGCGGCGCCCGGGAATTTTGACAAACTGCAGGTGGCCGTAGAATTTCCAGACGATGAGGCCCTCGCCGTCGCAGGCGACGACCCCGAGCGCGGCGGAAGTTCAGCCGGGAACCGGTGGCCGCGGCAGGAGACGCTGGCGCTGCTCAAGATCCGGTCCGAGATGGACGCCAGCTTCCGCGACGCCACGCTAAAAGCTCCTCTCTGGGAGGAGGTCTCCAG GAAGCTGGCGGAGTTGGGGTACAAGAGGAGCGCAAAAAAGTGCAAAGAGAAGTTTGAGAACGTGCACAAGTACTACAAGCGCACCAAGGAAGGCCGCGCCGGCCGCCAGGACGGCAAGAGCTACCGCTTCTTCACCCAGCTCGAAGCCCTCCACAGCGGCGCCGGCTCCTCCGCCGGACCTTCAGCGGTCGCCGCCCCTGCAGCTCAGGCTGAGTTTGCCGACGCCTCCTCTGCAGCCTTCAGCGCCGCCGCCATGGTGGGCCAGCCGCCATCTAACAGGGCTCAGCCCGTCTCCTCCGTCGCACCCCCACCGCCGATCGTTGCCTTGCCGACGAGGGTGGTCGCCCCTGAGCTGGCTCATGGAATCTCGACCGCGGCCGCGCTGACTGCGGGGTTCAGCTTCTCGTCCAACTCGTCCTCTTCGGCGTCATCAGAATCGGACGAGGAGACAGCAGGGGAGagccaggaaggaaggaagaGGAAGCGAGAGGCGACGACGACGAGCAGGAAGATGATGGACTTCTTCGATGGACTGATGAAGCAGGTGATGGAGCGGCAGGAGGCGATGCATCAGCGGTTCTTGGAGGCCATCGAGAAGAGGGAACAGGACCGCATGATACGGGAGGAAGCGTGGCGGCGCCAGGAGATGACGAGGCTCAATCGAGAGCAGGAGATGCTGGCGCAGGAGCGGGCCATTGCAGCTTCCAGAGACACCGCCATTATCTCCTACCTCCAGAAGATAACCGGCCAAAACATCTCCCTTCCCACCCCAGGGCCAATTCCTCCAGCAGCCCCGGGGATCTCCACCGTTCCTCTCCAGCAGCCGTCTCTCTCTCAAAGCACTCCGCCACCCCCGCCATCGCAAAATAATGTTCCTCAGTCAACTCCGCCGCCAGCCGTACCGCCCCAAGCATCACAAACCCAACCACCACAAATTCAGCAATCGCCTAGCCAAGTCGCCGACATTGACAGGCGCCAGTCGCCTCTGCCGACGTTGGAGCTCGCCCCCAGCTCAGAGCCACCGGCGTCGAGCCTCGACGCCATATCTCCGACGTCGTCCTCCCGGTGGCCGAAGGCAGAGGTGCACGCCCTGATCAAGGTCCGGAGCGGACTGGACTCCAAGTACCTGGACTCGGGATCGAAGGGGCCTCTGTGGGAGGAGGTCTCCGCAGGAATGCAGCGTCTCGGCTACAACCGGAGCGCGAAGAGGTGCAAAGAGAAATGGGAAAACATAAACAAGTACTACAAGAAGGTGAAGGAAAGCAACAAAAAACGGCCGGAGGACTCCAAGACCTGCACCTACTTCCACCAATTGGACGCGCTCCACCGCGGCAAACTCCTCAGCGCCGGCGGCGGATCAATGCAGAGACCTCAAGGCCCAGATCAGTCCACTAATACCATCCCCCCGTCGTCAAATCAACAGCAGATCACTGATGCGATAACGACGAACAGGTTACACGAGCAAGAACCAGTGATACCGCCGCTGCCAAAATCGGCCGCGGAGGCTGAAAGAAAGAACGGGAATTCCGACATTAACGCCGGAGTTCAGATACAAACTGGTAACGGAGGACTCACCGCTGGCTTCTTCGACCAAGGATTAAAACAG CCAGAAGACATCATGAAGGAGCTGATGGGGCAACGGCAACACCCAGCAGCGATGGATCACGACTACGATAAGTTGGACGACGACAGTGACAACACGGACCAAGACGACGAGGACGAGGACGATGACAACCAcgagataaaaaataataacaaaatattGCATTATAAGATATAG